One genomic region from Yarrowia lipolytica chromosome 1C, complete sequence encodes:
- a CDS encoding uncharacterized protein (Compare to YALI0C17215g, no similarity) translates to MWPSKRLFLDWYKTLGPKSLQEMKIEYLKYLAADKSLNLQRLSAAWLEICKGVHGTVQAFLHNYKDNRTVPAFFSHGYAVRGLVDLSDEIQLIELCFGLHQKQRLFTEDSELYEYTQEQVVAEVNSFLRQLKDLQPRDQHQQDGRAASTSPKEAPFVKRPCEEDSTEELGSPKKKRKMESEGEPLETEQYEEIEQYQVETEQYQESEQYQESEADQESEADHESEADQESEADQEFEADQEEPEGPPHSLQEICQNGLRRRFRSSHSTQDINVSPYKASTPKSISTPPAPRKKPNRTHLLDTSTESNDSTLIETPTATPRNRAARKHNTLQYKLLAKRLSSRTSPKSARSSTGSARTCNTTIGDEQSDGKVFDAGGNDGDYVIDARDTCVEGDVDYVIEIGDTSDEVDVHYVIEIRNSSTTPRRNQPRNTPRQKDNKMVGWQNLGSDVDFSDAESILSMVGDPEDVDFLPGMPLD, encoded by the coding sequence ATGTGGCCTTCAAAACGGTTGTTTTTGGACTGGTACAAGACCCTGGGCCCCAAATCTCTGCAAGAAATGAAGATTGAGTACCTGAAATATCTTGCCGCGGACAAGTCGCTGAATCTCCAGCGCTTGTCTGCCGCGTGGCTTGAGATTTGCAAGGGAGTCCACGGCACCGTCCAGGCCTTTTtacacaactacaaggACAATCGCACCGTTCCGGCTTTCTTCAGTCACGGATATGCGGTTCGCGGTCTTGTGGATCTCTCCGACGAGATTCAGCTGATCGAGCTCTGCTTCGGCCTGCATCAAAAACAGCGGCTGTTTACTGAAGACTCTGAGTTGTATGAATACACCCAGGAACAAGTGGTTGCTGAGGTGAACTCGTTTTTGCGGCAGCTTAAAGACTTACAACCGAGagatcaacatcaacaagatggCCGAGCAGCCTCTACCTCACCTAAAGAGGCCCCTTTTGTCAAGAGACCCTGTGAGGAAGATTCCACCGAGGAGCTTGGTTCTCCTAAAAAGAAGCGTAAGATGGAGTCAGAGGGGGAACCATTGGAGACTGAGCAGTATGAAGAGATTGAGCAGTATCAAGTAGAGACTGAGCAGTATCAAGAGTCTGAGCAGTATCAAGAGTCTGAAGCCGATCAAGAGTCCGAAGCCGATCATGAGTCCGAAGCCGATCAAGAGTCCGAAGCCGATCAAGAGTTCGAAGCCGATCAAGAAGAGCCTGAGGGTCCCCCTCATTCCCTCCAGGAAATTTGCCAGAATGGGCTACGAAGGCGATTCCGATCATCCCACTCCACCCAAGACATTAACGTCTCACCATACAAAGCTAGCACGCCAAAATCAatctcaactccaccagcgCCCAGAAAGAAGCCCAATCGAACCCATTTGTTAGACACTAGCACCGAAAGCAACGACTCCACTTTGATTGAGACTCCGACAGCAACCCCACGGAATCGAGCCGCCAGAAAACACAACACCCTCCAGTACAAGCTTCTGGCTAAACGTCTGTCCAGCCGCACTTCTCCAAAAAGTGCCAGAAGCAGCACAGGCAGTGCACGAACATGCAACACCACCATCGGAGATGAACAGAGTGATGGAAAAGTCTTCGACGCCGGCGGTAACGATGGAGATTATGTCATCGACGCCCGCGACACCTGTGTCGAAGGGGATGTCGATTATGTCATTGAAATTGGCGACACTTCTGACGAAGTGGATGTCCATTATGTCATTGAAATTCGCAACTCAAGTACCACTCCTAGACGTAATCAGCCCAGAAACACTCCTCGCCAAAAAGATAACAAGATGGTGGGATGGCAGAATCTGGGGTCGGATGTGGACTTTTCGGACGCCGAGTCGATTTTGTCGATGGTaggagatccagaagatgTTGATTTCTTGCCTGGAATGCCTTTGGATTAG
- a CDS encoding uncharacterized protein (Compare to YALI0C17237g, highly similar to uniprot|P19145 Saccharomyces cerevisiae YKR039W General amino-acid permease GAP1), with protein sequence MQMLNRTRKGSGLHGSDRWLVYKSKLGDRCGQSLRLHYSISMEKDYSDTPESAEFTETHTGQVETAHMSKWQRFKYGFGPADISHIDTEGLTPMEITALKTANSPLQRGLKGRHLQMIAIGGSIGTGLFVGSGSTLANGGPAALLIAYGIIGIMLLLTMHALGELAVCFPVSGGFCTYFTRFIDTAWGFAMAWNYVMNWFVVLPLELVAASMTVNFWNEMNGTHINAAAWVSVFWAVITCINLFGVKGYGEAEFVFSIIKVVAIVGFVIFGIVMACGGGPERGDFHHYMGGTLWQHPGAFAHGFKGVCAVFVTAAFAFAGTELCGLAAAETENPRKMLPRATKQVFWRICLFYIVSLTIVGLLVPWNNDQLLNGSSSADAAASPFVIAIRLAGVKGLPSVMNVVIMISVLSVGNASVYGFSRTMAAMGESGQAPKIFAYIDREGRPIFGILVVLAFGLFSFIAAAGAETRNEVFNWLLALSGLSSVFVWGSICLAHIRFRLALKYRGRGTDELTFRAAFGVWGSVLGLILNCLVLMAQFWIALYPLGAKTPNASDFFQAYLAAPVVIAFWIFWKVWKRDGFLGLKDLDIDTGRREMDLDKVRAEMAIEDEELSRRSFLYRTYNFWC encoded by the coding sequence ATGCAAATGCTCAACCGAACAAGGAAGGGATCCGGGCTGCACGGCTCTGATCGGTGGCTTGTATATAAGTCGAAGCTGGGGGACCGTTGTGGGCAGTCACTGCGTCTTCATTACTCCATCAGCATGGAAAAAGACTATTCAGATACGCCAGAAAGTGCCGAGTTCACCGAGACTCATACCGGGCAGGTGGAGACGGCCCATATGAGCAAATGGCAGCGGTTCAAGTACGGATTTGGCCCTGCGGACATCAGCCATATTGACACCGAGGGTCTGACTCCGATGGAGATCACAGCTCTCAAGACAGCCAACTCTCCTCTTCAACGGGGACTCAAGGGCAGACATCTCCAGATGATTGCTATTGGCGGGTCTATTGGCACGGGTTTGTTTGTTGGTTCGGGCAGCACACTTGCCAACGGTGGTCCTGCCGCTCTTCTCATTGCCTACGGCATTATCGGAATCatgttgctgctgaccaTGCACGCTCTAGGAGAGCTGGCGGTGTGTTTCCCCGTGTCGGGAGGGTTCTGCACCTACTTTACGCGGTTCATCGACACGGCGTGGGGCTTTGCCATGGCGTGGAACTACGTCATGAACTGGTTTGTGGTGCTAcctctggagctggtggcTGCGTCAATGACGGTCAACTTCTGGAACGAGATGAACGGCACCCACATCAACGCCGCCGCCTGGGTCTCCGTGTTTTGGGCCGTCATCACCTGCATTAATCTGTTTGGAGTCAAGGGCTATGGAGAGGCCGAGttcgtcttctccatcatcaaggtgGTGGCTATCGTGGGCTTTGTCATTTTCGGAATCGTCATGgcctgtggaggaggacctGAACGCGGAGACTTCCATCATTACATGGGCGGAACCCTATGGCAACACCCCGGTGCCTTTGCCCACGGATTTAAAGGCGTTTGTGCCGTGTTTGTCACTGCTGCCTTTGCTTTTGCCGGCACCGAACTGTGCGGTCTGGCGGCGGCGGAGACCGAAAACCCCCGGAAAATGCTGCCCCGAGCCACCAAACAGGTCTTCTGGCGAATCTGTCTCTTCTACATTGTGTCTCTGACCATTGTGGGTCTGTTGGTGCCGTGGAACAAcgaccagctgctcaacggctcttcttctgccgACGCCGCCGCCTCGCCATTTGTCATTGCCATTCGGCTGGCCGGAGTCAAGGGTCTGCCGTCGGTGATGAACGTGGTAATCATGATTTCGGTCCTGTCGGTCGGAAACGCCTCCGTCTACGGCTTTTCGCGAACCATGGCCGCCATGGGCGAGTCCGGACAGGCCCCCAAGATCTTCGCTTACATTGACCGCGAGGGCCGGCCCATCTTCGGTATTCTGGTGGTCCTGGCGTTCGgactcttctccttcattGCCGCCGCCGGCGCCGAAACCAGAAACGAGGTCTTCAACTGGCTGCTGGCGCTCTCGGGTCTCTCCTccgtgtttgtgtgggGCTCCATCTGTCTCGCCCACATCCGGTTCCGCTTGGCCCTCAAATACCGGGGCCGAGGAACCGACGAACTCACCTTCCGCGCAGCGTTTGGAGTCTGGGGAAGCGTGTTGGGCCTGATTCTCAACTGTCTAGTGCTCATGGCCCAGTTTTGGATCGCCCTGTATCCCCTGGGAGCAAAGACCCCCAACGCGTCCGACTTCTTCCAGGCCTACCTGGCAGCGCCGGTGGTCATTGccttctggatcttctggaagGTGTGGAAGCGCGACGGCTTTCTGGGTCTCAAGGACCTGGACATTGACACCGGCCGGCGCGAAATGGATCTCGACAAGGTGCGAGCCGAAATGGCCatcgaggacgaggagctgtcCCGACGCTCCTTCCTTTATCGAACATACAATTTCTGGTGTTAG
- a CDS encoding uncharacterized protein (Compare to YALI0C17281g, similar to uniprot|P39709 Saccharomyces cerevisiae YAL067C transporter SEO1 sulfoxyde ethionine resistance), with protein MLIHSVQHTMEKLGKIKNLLPKVKEPSPEVYQAVLEKYPKFREEEKKQTLEYRDEVHRSKWAFFDEYEYRQTVSKSVKRFGWFDPDDSPAERRLIIKLDVILTFYCFVIYWIKYLDQSNINNAYVSGLKEDLGFKGNDLVTTQAMYSAGAIIFQLPFLYIIPKFPNNYILPVMDFGWGIMTLLLYKTSNPGGVKALRFFVGAFEAAWYPLMHYMLGSWLKPREINRRAGFVYCAQFLGTTTSGLLAAAATTHLDGYLGHKGWQWLFILDGIVSMPVGLLGIWILPGTPHRCTSLFLTDEEIVIARERLKRGPRDTHQLQLLDKQLWKRILTSWKLWIPMATGIAFWCSCNIPSNGAYLLWLHSLGRYNSAQVNNMSTIAPALGIAWVAIVVTIADYGNRWMAIVFAELWVIIGAVILAVWYVPESAKWLAWCTSYFALSMSASLYSWINDICRHNSQERAIILLLVNTISQTCQTWTSVLVFKTVESPRYLKGYCFSAAFSFLLICMVFILLSFYKSQERKDARLNGIVLYNSGLADTAEAEGGTDTSESDDKLAVGSERKEKHRS; from the coding sequence ATGCTCATTCACTCAGTTCAACACACGATGGAAAAACTCGGAAAAATTAAAAACCTCCTTCCAAAGGTCAAGGAACCCTCACCCGAGGTGTACCAAGCTGTTCTTGAAAAGTATCCCAAATTCCgggaagaagagaagaaacagacacTGGAATACAGAGACGAAGTCCACCGATCGAAGTGGGCCTTCTTTgatgagtacgagtaccggcAAACTGTGTCGAAATCAGTCAAACGATTCGGATGGTTTGATCCTGACGACAGTCCTGCTGAACGTCGTCTTATCATCAAGTTGGACGTGATTCTCACCTTCTACTGTTTTGTCATTTATTGGATCAAGTATCTAGATCAATCCAATATCAACAATGCCTATGTTTCCGGTCTCAAGGAAGATCTGGGATTCAAGGGCAATGACCTGGTCACTACTCAGGCAATGTACTCCGCAGGAGCCATCATCTTCCAGCTACCCTTTCTCTACATCATTCCAAAGTTCCCCAACAACTACATTTTGCCGGTTATGGACTTTGGTTGGGGTATCATGACCCTGTTGCTCTACAAAACGTCCAATCCCGGTGGAGTCAAGGCCCTCCGATTTTTCGTAGGAGCCTTCGAGGCTGCCTGGTACCCCCTGATGCACTACATGCTCGGATCCTGGCTCAAGCCAAGGGAAATCAACCGACGAGCAGGTTTTGTTTACTGTGCTCAGTTCCTGGGGACTACAACCTCGGGTctcttggcagcagccgcAACCACCCATCTGGATGGATATCTAGGACACAAGGGCTGGCAATGGCTGTTCATCCTAGACGGAATTGTCTCTATGCCAGTTGGTCTTTTGGGTATCTGGATCCTCCCTGGAACTCCTCATAGATGTACATCTCTGTTTCTCACAGACGAAGAGATTGTAATTGCCAGAGAACGGCTCAAGAGAGGCCCTAGAGACACCCACCAGCTACAGTTGCTTGACAAACAGCTGTGGAAAAGAATTCTCACCTCCTGGAAGTTGTGGATCCCGATGGCAACAGGTATTGCCTTTTGGTGCTCCTGCAACATTCCTTCCAATGGCGCCTATCTGCTGTGGCTGCACTCGTTGGGTCGGTACAACTCAGCTCAGGtcaacaacatgtccaCTATAGCCCCCGCTCTGGGCATTGCTTGGGTCGCTATAGTTGTCACAATTGCTGACTATGGTAACCGCTGGATGGCCATTGTTTTTGCCGAGCTGTGGGTCATCATTGGAGCGGTGATTCTGGCGGTGTGGTACGTTCCCGAGTCCGCCAAATGGTTAGCCTGGTGCACGTCGTACTTTGCCCTGAGTATGTCGGCCTCGCTGTATTCCTGGATCAACGACATTTGCCGTCACAACTCACAAGAACGGGCCATCATCTTGCTTCTGGTGAACACCATCTCTCAGACTTGTCAGACTTGGACTTCGGTGCTGGTGTTCAAGACGGTCGAGTCGCCGCGGTATCTGAAGGGGTATTGTTTTTCCGCCGCCTTTTCGTTTCTGTTGATTTGCATGGTTTTTATTCTGCTGTCGTTCTACAAGAGCCAGGAACGAAAAGACGCCAGGTTGAACGGAATTGTGCTGTACAATTCTGGTTTGGCTGACACCGCGGAGGCAGAGGGGGGGACCGACACATCGGAGAGTGATGATAAGCTGGCTGTCGGATCcgaaagaaaagaaaaacatAGAAGTTAA
- a CDS encoding uncharacterized protein (Compare to YALI0C17303g, similar to uniprot|P39709 Saccharomyces cerevisiae YAL067C transporter SEO1 sulfoxyde ethionine resistance), protein MWLLLIQFFTSGSFIVYSGRFLSISLPKMLENLRKFSFLPPVKEPSAKVYQAVLQKYPKYREEEKEQTLEYRDEAKRSKWAFFDEYEYRQTPVKSLKRFGWFDPEDTPAERRLILKLDVILTAFCFVVYWIKYLDQSNINNAYVSGMKEDLDFKGNDLVTTQAMYSAGAIIFQLPFLYIIPKFPNNYILPVMDFGWGLMTLLLYKAKSPGGVQALRFFVGAFEAAWYPLMHYMLGSWLKPREINRRAGFVYCAQFLGTTTSGLLAAAATTHLHEYLGHKGWQWLFILDGIITLPVGLLGIWILPGTPHRCTSIFLTEEEIVLARERLRRGPNDTHQLQLFDKQLWKNILNSWKLWIPLATGIAFWCCCQIPSSGAFILWLHSLGRYNSAQVNNMSTIAPALGIAWVAIVVTIADYGNRWMAIVFAELWVIIGAVILAVWYVPESAKWLAWCTSYFALSMLASLYSWINDICRHNAQERAIILLLVNTVAQTCQTWTSVLVFKTVESPRFLKGYCFCAAFSLILVGMVFVMLFFYKRQERKDARLNGIVLYNSTLVESMDTAEVSESDGKTDFKVDKYSI, encoded by the coding sequence AtgtggctgctgttgatCCAGTTCTTCACCAGTGGCTCGTTTATTGTATATAGCGGCAGATTTCTGTCGATTTCGCTACCCAAAATGCTCGAAAATCTCAGAAAATTCTCTTTTCTGCCGCCAGTCAAAGAACCCTCGGCCAAAGTGTACCAAGCTGTGCTTCAAAAGTACCCGAAAtaccgagaagaagagaaagaaCAGACGTTGGAATACAGAGACGAGGCAAAGCGATCCAAATGGGCCTTCTTcgacgagtacgagtacagaCAGACGCCAGTCAAGTCTCTAAAACGGTTTGGATGGTTTGATCCCGAAGATACGCCTGCTGAACGACGTCTGATTCTCAAGTTGGACGTGATTCTCACAGCATTCTGCTTCGTAGTCTACTGGATCAAGTACCTGGATCAatccaacatcaacaatgcCTATGTTTCTGGTATGAAAGAAGATCTCGATTTCAAAGGTAATGATCTGGTGACAACTCAAGCCATGTACTCGGCAGGGGCCATCATCTTCCAGCTACCATTCCTTTACATCATTCCCAAGTTTCCCAACAACTACATTTTGCCGGTTATGGACTTTGGTTGGGGTCTAATGACTCTACTGCTTTACAAAGCCAAGAGTCCAGGTGGAGTGCAAGCGCTGAGGTTTTTTGTGGGGGCTTTTGAGGCCGCATGGTATCCGCTGATGCACTATATGCTCGGATCCTGGCTCAAGCCGAGGGAAATCAACCGGCGAGCAGGTTTTGTTTACTGTGCTCAGTTTCTTGGAACCACAACTTCGGGTCTTttggcagcagctgcaACCACTCATTTGCACGAGTATCTGGGCCACAAGGGCTGGCAATGGCTGTTCATTTTGGACGGCATCATTACGCTTCCCGTGGGTCTTCTGGGAATCTGGATTCTCCCCGGCACTCCTCATAGATgcacctccatcttcctGACCGAAGAGGAAATCGTGCTGGCTAGAGAACGACTGAGAAGAGGGCCCAATGATACCCACCAGCTGCAACTGTTTGACAAACAGCTGTGGAAAAACATTCTCAACTCTTGGAAGCTGTGGATCCCCCTGGCAACAGGTATCGCCTTttggtgctgctgccagATTCCATCCAGTGGAGCCTTCATTCTGTGGCTACACTCTCTGGGTCGGTACAACTCGGCCCAGGTCAACAACATGTCAACTATTGCCCCCGCTTTGGGCATTGCTTGGGTCGCTATAGTTGTCACAATTGCCGACTATGGCAACCGCTGGATGGCCATTGTTTTTGCCGAGCTGTGGGTCATCATTGGAGCGGTGATTCTGGCGGTGTGGTACGTTCCCGAGTCCGCCAAATGGCTAGCCTGGTGCACGTCGTACTTTGCCCTGAGTATGTTGGCCTCGCTGTATTCCTGGATCAACGACATTTGTCGTCATAATGCCCAGGAACGGGCCATAATATTGCTGCTGGTCAACACAGTGGCGCAGACCTGTCAGACTTGGACTTCGGTGCTGGTTTTCAAGACGGTGGAGTCGCCCAGGTTCCTCAAGGGCTACTGCTTCTGTGCCGCCTTCTCCCTCATTCTTGTGGGTATGGTTTTTGTCATGCTCTTCTTCTACAAGAGACAGGAGCGGAAGGATGCCAGACTGAACGGTATTGTCCTGTATAATTCGACTCTTGTTGAGTCTATGGACACGGCAGAGGTCTCTGAGAGTGATGGTAAGACCGATTTCAAGGTAGATAAGTATAGTATTTAG
- a CDS encoding uncharacterized protein (Compare to YALI0C17325g, highly similar to uniprot|P40302 Saccharomyces cerevisiae YMR314w PRE5 20S proteasome subunit(alpha6)): MFRNSYDNDSVTYSPTGRLFQVEYALEAIKQGSAVVGLVSKTHAVVVALKRNAEELGSYQKKIIKVDNHLGVALAGLAPDARVLSNFLRQQAMSSQMVYKRPLAVSRAYGRRPYGVGLLIIGHDEAGPHLYEFLPSGSALEYRGAAIGARSQAARTYLEKKFDTFPDLSLEELIVEGLNALRDTLAQDKELTLKNTSIAYVGKDTPFTLLDDDKVVDWLAKLDGVSRKSNPRPTGGEEAAEGTTTEGEPAAAGTTAAATDAPADAAPDADTMDTTEGMVLDLFCDKKTSCGIV, from the exons ATG TTTCGAAACTCGTACGACAACGATTCCGTCACCTACTCGCCAACAGGACGACTATTCCAGGTGGAGTACGCCCTTGAGGCCATCAAACAGGGATCAGCAGTGGTAGGCCTGGTGTCCAAGACCCACGCCGTGGttgttgctctcaaacgaaacgccgaggagctgggctcgtaccagaagaagatcatCAAGGTCGACAACCATCTCGGAGTTGCTCTTGCTGGCCTGGCCCCCGATGCCCGTGTGCTGTCCAACTTCCTGCGTCAGCAGGCCATGTCTTCTCAGATGGTGTACAAGCGGCCCCTCGCCGTCTCGCGTGCC TATGGACGACGACCCTACGGCGTGGGTCTGCTGATCATCGGCCACGACGAAGCCGGCCCCCACCTGTACGAGTTCCTGCCCTCCGGATCGGCTCTGGAGTACCGGGGAGCTGCCATTGGAGCCCGATCGCAGGCCGCACGAACGTACCTGGAAAAGAAGTTTGACACGTTTCCCGATCTgtcgctggaggagctcattGTTGAGGGTCTCAACGCTCTGCGAGACACGCTAGcccaggacaaggagctgacGCTCAAGAACACGTCCATTGCCTACGTCGGCAAGGACACTCCCTTCACACTGttggacgacgacaaggtggtggactggctggccaagctggacgGAGTTTCCAGAAAGTCCAACCCAAGACCCACCGGAGGGGAAGAGGCTGCTGAGGGAACCACGACTGAAGGTGAGCCCGCCGCTGCCGGCACTACGGCTGCTGCTACCGATGCCCCTGCCGACGCTGCTCCCGACGCCGATACTATGGACACCACTGA AGGGATGGTTCTAGACTTGTTCTGTGACAAGAAAACATCCTGTGGAATAGTTTAG
- a CDS encoding uncharacterized protein (Compare to YALI0C17347g, highly similar to uniprot|P12398 Saccharomyces cerevisiae YJR045c SSC1 Heat shock protein 70-related protein SSC1 mitochondrial precursor (Endonuclease SCEI 75 kDa subunit)), whose product MLASRFARSALRTSRLPAFQQRFNSGKVQGAVIGIDLGTTNSAVAIMEGKTPKVIENAEGNRTTPSVVAFTKDGERLVGVPAKRQAVVNPENTLFATKRLIGRRFEDPEVQNDIKQVPFKIVKHSNGDAWLEAQGETYSPAQIGGFVLNKMKETAEGYLGKTIKNAVVTVPAYFNDSQRQATKDAGQIVGLNVLRVVNEPTAAALAYGLEKNDDKVVAVFDLGGGTFDISILEIQKGVFEVKSTNGDTHLGGEDFDIVLVRHLVDQFKKDNGIDLSGDRMAIQRIREAVEKAKTELSSTSNTEINLPFITADASGPKHINTKLSRSQLETLVGPLIKRTVEPVEKALKDAGVTSSQIDEVILVGGMTRMPKVIETVKSIFGKEPNKSVNPDEAVAIGASIQGAVLAGEVTDVLLLDVTPLSLGIETLGGVFTRLINRNSPIPTKKSQIFSTAAQGQTSVEIRVFQGERELVRDNKLIGNFTLAGIPPAPKGVPQIEVSFDIDADGIINVSARDKATNKDSSITVAGSSGLSDTEIEKMVNDAEKYKEQDKARRESVEAANRTDQICNDTESSMNEFEAQIDKAEAEKVKAQIAELRESVARIQGGEDVNPTDLKTKTDALQEASLKLFEKVYKDKAANNSENDEKKE is encoded by the exons ATGTTGGCTTCTAGATTTGCCCGTTCTGCTCTGAGAACC TCCCGACTCCCCGCCTTCCAGCAGCGATTCAACTCTGGAAAGGTCCAGGGTGCCGTCATCGGTATCGATCTCGGTACCACCAACTCCGCCGTCGCCATCATGGAGGGTAAGACCCCcaaggtgattgagaacGCTGAGGGTAACCGAACCACCCCCTCCGTCGTTGccttcaccaaggacgGCGAGCGACTTGTCGGTGTCCCCGCCAAGCGACAGGCCGTTGTCAACCCCGAGAACACCCTGTTCGCCACCAAGCGTCTGATTGGTCGACGATTCGAGGACCCCGAGGTCCAGAACGACATCAAGCAGGTGCCCTTCAAGATTGTCAAGCACTCTAACGGTGACGCTTGGCTTGAGGCCCAGGGCGAGACTTACTCCCCCGCCCAGATTGGAGGTTTCGTCCTCAacaagatgaaggagaCCGCCGAGGGCTACCTCGGAaagaccatcaagaacgCCGTGGTCACCGTCCCCGCCTACTTCAACGATTCCCAGCGacaggccaccaaggacgctGGTCAGATTGTTGGCCTGAACGTTCTGCGAGTTGTCAACGAGCCTACCGCCGCCGCTCTCGCTTACGGTCTTGAGAAGAACGACGACAAGGTTGTTGCCGTCTTCGATCTTGGTGGAGGTACTTTCGATATCTCCATTctcgagatccagaaggGTGTCTTCGAGGTCAAGTCTACCAACGGTGACACTcaccttggtggtgaggaTTTCGATATCGTTCTTGTCCGACACCTTGTTGACcagttcaagaaggacaacGGCATTGACCTCTCTGGTGACCGAATGGCCATCCAGCGAATCCGAGAGGCCgttgagaaggccaagaccGAGCTgtcttccacctccaacaccgAGATCAACCTTCCTTTCATCACTGCTGACGCCTCCGGCCCTAAGCacatcaacaccaagctGTCCCGATCCCAGCTCGAGACTCTTGTCGGTCCTCTTATTAAGCGAACCGTCGAGCCCGTCGAGAAGGCCCTCAAGGATGCCGGTGTCACCTCTTCCCAGATTGATGAGGTTATCCTCGTTGGAGGTATGACCCGAATGCCCAAGGTCATTGAGACTGTCAAGTCCATCTTTGGCAAGGAGCCCAACAAGTCCGTCAACCCCGAtgaggctgttgccatTGGTGCTTCTATCCAGGGTGCTGTTCTTGCCGGTGAGGTCACTGATgtcctcctgcttgatgTTACTCCTCTGTCTCTTGGTATCGAGACTCTCGGTGGTGTCTTCACTCGACTCATCAACCGAAACTCTCCTATCCCCACCAAGAAGTCCCAGATCTTCTCTACCGCCGCTCAGGGTCAGACTTCCGTCGAGATCCGAGTTTTCCAGGGTGAGCGAGAGCTTGTTCGAGACAACAAGCTGATCGGTAACTTCACTCTTGCCGGTATCCCCCCCGCCCCCAAGGGTGTCCCCCAGATTGAGGTTTCTTTCGACATTGATGCCGATGGAATCATCAACGTCTCTGCCCGAGACaaggccaccaacaaggactcctccatcaccgTTGCCGGATCTTCCGGTCTCTCTGATAccgagattgagaagatggtCAACGATGCCgagaagtacaaggagCAGGATAAGGCTCGACGAGAGTCCGTTGAGGCTGCTAACCGAACCGACCAGATCTGCAACGACACCGAGTCTTCCATGAACGAGTTCGAGGCCCAGATTgacaaggccgaggccgagaaggtcaaggccCAGATTGCTGAGCTCCGAGAGTCCGTTGCTCGAATCCAGGGTGGTGAGGATGTCAACCCCACTGacctcaagaccaagactgATGCTCTCCAGGAGGCTTCTCTCAAGCTCTTCGAGAAGGTCTACAAGGACAAGGCCGCCAACAACTCTGAgaacgacgagaagaaggagtaa